Proteins from a genomic interval of Dasania marina DSM 21967:
- the dtd gene encoding D-aminoacyl-tRNA deacylase: protein MKALLQRVTQARVTVAGETVGEIQQGLLVLLGVERDDDTAKADKLVNKLIAYRIFSDEAGKMNCSLKDINGELLLVSQFTLAAETNKGLRPGFSTAAPPDLAQELYQYMIAALKAKSIKIQTGQFGANMQVSLTNDGPVTFLLEA, encoded by the coding sequence TTGAAAGCATTACTACAGCGGGTGACGCAGGCGCGCGTTACTGTGGCGGGTGAAACCGTAGGCGAAATTCAACAAGGTTTATTGGTGTTATTGGGGGTGGAGCGCGACGACGACACCGCCAAAGCCGATAAGCTGGTAAATAAATTAATTGCCTATAGAATTTTTTCGGATGAGGCTGGCAAAATGAATTGCAGCCTTAAAGATATTAATGGCGAATTATTATTAGTGTCGCAATTCACCTTGGCGGCGGAAACTAATAAGGGCTTGCGGCCGGGCTTTTCTACTGCCGCACCACCCGACTTAGCTCAAGAATTATACCAGTATATGATTGCGGCCTTAAAAGCTAAATCGATTAAAATACAAACGGGTCAGTTTGGCGCCAACATGCAAGTGAGCTTAACCAATGACGGCCCCGTCACATTTTTATTAGAGGCTTAA
- the pip gene encoding prolyl aminopeptidase, which yields MLPLYPEIKPYARHQLAVDEPHLLYIDESGSPDGIPVLFVHGGPGGGCDGNSRRFYDPEKYRIITFDQRGAGRSTPHAELSLNTTPHLIADIEAIRVFLKIEQWVLFGGSWGSTLSLLYAQAYPERVLGLVLRGIFLCRPQELQWFYQGGAHHVFPDYWKDYIKPIAEDKREDFISAYYELLTGSNEIKRMEAAKAWSVWEGRCSTLRPNPDLAESFGEPHKALAMARIEAHYFINGAFIGDNQILENIDKLNGIPGIIVHGRYDMVCPLDSAVALNAAWQDSELHIIRDAGHSAGEPSIADALVRATEDMAIRLRPEDNP from the coding sequence GTGCTGCCTCTTTACCCTGAAATCAAACCCTATGCTCGCCACCAGCTCGCAGTTGATGAGCCCCATCTACTTTATATCGATGAAAGCGGTAGCCCCGATGGTATACCGGTGTTGTTTGTGCACGGTGGCCCGGGTGGTGGTTGCGATGGCAATAGTCGTCGTTTTTACGACCCCGAAAAATACCGCATTATTACCTTTGATCAGCGCGGCGCAGGGCGCTCTACGCCTCATGCCGAGCTGAGTCTTAATACCACGCCACACTTAATCGCCGATATAGAAGCGATACGCGTGTTTTTAAAAATCGAACAGTGGGTATTGTTTGGCGGATCCTGGGGCTCTACCCTGAGCTTACTGTATGCACAAGCTTACCCTGAGCGTGTGTTGGGTTTAGTGTTGCGCGGTATCTTTTTGTGCCGGCCGCAAGAGTTGCAGTGGTTTTATCAAGGCGGTGCTCATCACGTATTCCCCGATTACTGGAAAGACTATATCAAGCCTATTGCCGAGGATAAGCGCGAGGATTTTATTAGCGCTTACTATGAATTATTAACCGGCAGTAATGAAATTAAACGTATGGAGGCCGCTAAAGCTTGGTCGGTTTGGGAGGGGCGTTGCTCCACCTTGCGGCCCAACCCCGATTTAGCTGAGAGCTTTGGCGAGCCACACAAGGCCTTAGCCATGGCACGTATAGAGGCACATTATTTTATAAATGGCGCTTTTATTGGTGACAATCAAATTCTTGAGAATATCGATAAGTTAAACGGCATCCCCGGTATTATTGTGCACGGCCGCTACGATATGGTGTGTCCGCTAGATAGCGCGGTGGCTTTAAACGCGGCCTGGCAGGATAGCGAGCTGCATATTATTCGTGATGCCGGTCATTCAGCTGGCGAGCCCAGTATTGCCGATGCGCTAGTGCGCGCCACTGAAGATATGGCGATAAGGCTACGCCCTGAAGATAATCCATAA
- the typA gene encoding translational GTPase TypA, with translation MIENLRNIAIIAHVDHGKTTLVDKLLSQSGTVARRDEGTERLMDSNDQEKERGITILAKNTAIEWKDYRINIVDTPGHADFGGEVERVLSMVDSVLLLVDAVDGPMPQTRFVTSKAFEQGLRPIVVINKIDRPGARPDWVMDQVFDLFDSLGATDEQLDFPVIYTSAINGIAGTDPEAMAEDMTPLYEMIAEQVPAPQVDPDGAFQMQISALAYDSYLGVIGVGRITRGKLKPNQQVTVKSANGDERRGKVLNVKGYLGLEQVETQEATAGDIVCINGIDGLSISDTLCDPDLVEALPALSVDEPTVSMNFIVNNSPFAGKEGKFVTTRNIKDRLDQELIHNVALRVSAGDTPDKFVVSGRGELHLSVLIETMRREGFEFAVSRPEVVQKEVDGEILEPYEQVVIDVEEQHQGAIMEELGLRKAEMTNMEPDGKGRVRLEFIMPSRGLIGFRGAFLTMTSGSGIMTGIFDHYGPVKIGDVGKRQNGVLVSMVKGKTAAFALFNLQSRGRLFLGHAVEVYEGQIVGIHSRDNDLAVNPIKGKQLTNVRASGTDEALTLVPPIKHTLEQALEFIEDDELVEVTPKSIRIRKKLLTENERKRSK, from the coding sequence GTGATTGAGAATCTACGTAATATCGCCATTATTGCCCACGTTGACCACGGTAAGACTACCTTGGTTGATAAGTTATTAAGCCAATCGGGCACAGTGGCTCGCCGTGATGAAGGCACTGAACGCCTCATGGACTCAAACGATCAGGAGAAAGAGCGTGGTATCACCATCCTGGCTAAGAACACCGCCATTGAGTGGAAAGACTACCGCATCAACATCGTCGACACCCCCGGGCACGCCGACTTTGGTGGCGAAGTAGAGCGCGTACTCTCTATGGTCGATTCGGTATTACTATTGGTAGACGCGGTAGATGGCCCCATGCCACAAACCCGCTTTGTTACCTCTAAGGCTTTCGAGCAAGGCCTGCGTCCCATTGTTGTTATCAACAAGATCGATAGGCCCGGTGCTCGCCCTGATTGGGTTATGGATCAAGTATTTGATTTGTTTGACTCTTTAGGCGCCACCGATGAACAGTTAGATTTCCCTGTTATTTACACTTCAGCCATTAATGGTATTGCCGGTACCGACCCGGAAGCTATGGCTGAAGATATGACACCTTTATATGAAATGATTGCCGAGCAAGTGCCTGCGCCACAGGTAGACCCTGACGGTGCATTTCAAATGCAGATATCTGCTCTAGCGTATGACAGCTATTTAGGCGTTATCGGTGTAGGCCGTATTACCCGCGGTAAGTTAAAGCCTAACCAGCAAGTGACTGTTAAGAGCGCCAATGGCGACGAGCGTAGAGGTAAAGTTTTAAACGTAAAAGGTTACTTAGGCCTTGAGCAAGTAGAAACCCAAGAAGCCACCGCTGGCGATATCGTTTGTATTAACGGTATCGATGGCTTGAGTATTTCAGACACCTTGTGTGACCCCGATCTGGTTGAGGCATTACCTGCATTAAGCGTGGATGAGCCTACCGTTAGCATGAACTTTATTGTTAACAACTCACCTTTCGCCGGTAAAGAAGGTAAGTTTGTTACTACCCGTAATATTAAAGACAGACTAGACCAAGAGTTAATTCATAACGTAGCCCTGCGGGTATCGGCTGGCGACACCCCTGATAAGTTTGTGGTATCGGGTCGTGGTGAATTGCACTTGTCGGTATTAATAGAAACCATGCGCCGCGAAGGTTTTGAGTTTGCTGTGTCTCGCCCTGAAGTTGTGCAAAAAGAAGTGGATGGCGAAATCTTAGAGCCTTACGAGCAAGTGGTTATCGATGTTGAAGAACAGCATCAAGGTGCCATCATGGAAGAGCTGGGCTTGCGTAAAGCCGAGATGACTAACATGGAGCCCGACGGCAAAGGTCGCGTACGCTTAGAATTTATTATGCCTTCGCGTGGCTTAATTGGTTTCCGTGGTGCGTTTTTAACCATGACATCGGGTTCAGGCATCATGACCGGTATCTTCGATCATTACGGCCCGGTTAAAATTGGTGATGTAGGTAAGCGTCAAAATGGCGTACTAGTCAGCATGGTTAAAGGTAAAACAGCGGCTTTTGCCTTGTTTAACCTACAGAGCCGTGGGCGTTTATTCTTAGGGCATGCGGTAGAAGTTTATGAAGGCCAAATTGTCGGCATTCATTCTCGCGACAACGATTTAGCGGTTAACCCCATAAAAGGTAAGCAGCTGACTAACGTACGTGCCTCAGGTACTGACGAAGCCTTAACGCTAGTGCCGCCCATTAAGCACACCTTAGAGCAGGCTCTAGAATTCATCGAGGATGATGAGTTGGTAGAAGTTACCCCTAAAAGCATACGCATACGCAAAAAGTTATTGACGGAAAATGAGCGTAAGCGCTCCAAATAA
- the glnG gene encoding nitrogen regulation protein NR(I), which translates to MNDASTVWVVDDDRSIRWVLEKALNQADISTQCFSCAEDLLQQLKQQQPQAIISDIRMPGLDGIALLDQLSSSHPHLPVIITTAHSDLDSAVSSYQSGAFEYLPKPFDVDDAVAVTQRALIHAQQHSQPPAVAKNSGSSKIIGAAPAMQEVFRAIGRLSQSNITVLINGESGTGKELVAHALHTHSPRTQKNFIALNMAAIPKDLMESELFGHEKGAFTGANAVRQGRFEQANNGTLFLDEIGDMPADTQTRLLRVLADGIFYRVGGHIPIQVDVRIIAATHQNLEQLVAAGKFREDLFHRLNVIRIHLPRLSERREDLPQLITHFLQQAAKELNSETKTLSPEAEQFLCSLDWPGNVRQLENTCRWITVMAASNEIYLSDLPPELTSPNRLNSHTAATTSSWQQSLSLWAQQALSSGQQDILKLALPEFETLMITAALNHSKGKKQEAAKLLGWGRNTLTRKMQELNMS; encoded by the coding sequence ATGAATGACGCCAGCACCGTTTGGGTAGTGGATGACGACCGCTCTATACGCTGGGTATTAGAAAAAGCCCTTAACCAAGCTGACATCAGCACCCAATGTTTTAGCTGCGCAGAAGATTTACTACAGCAACTCAAACAGCAACAACCCCAAGCCATTATTAGCGACATACGCATGCCCGGCTTAGACGGCATAGCCCTGCTGGATCAACTCAGCAGTAGCCACCCTCACTTACCGGTGATTATCACTACCGCCCATTCCGATCTAGACAGCGCAGTTAGCTCTTACCAAAGCGGTGCCTTTGAATACCTACCCAAACCCTTTGATGTAGACGATGCCGTGGCCGTCACTCAACGTGCTCTTATTCACGCCCAGCAACACAGCCAGCCACCGGCAGTCGCCAAGAACAGTGGCAGCAGTAAAATTATCGGCGCAGCCCCCGCCATGCAAGAAGTATTTAGAGCCATAGGGCGCTTGTCACAATCTAATATCACCGTTCTCATTAACGGCGAGTCGGGCACCGGTAAAGAACTGGTGGCCCACGCCTTGCACACCCACAGCCCGCGCACGCAAAAAAACTTTATCGCCCTCAACATGGCCGCCATACCCAAAGACTTAATGGAGTCGGAATTATTCGGCCACGAAAAAGGCGCGTTTACCGGCGCCAATGCCGTGCGGCAGGGGCGCTTTGAGCAAGCCAATAACGGCACCTTATTTTTAGATGAAATAGGCGACATGCCCGCCGATACCCAAACCCGTTTATTGCGGGTATTAGCCGATGGGATTTTTTACCGGGTAGGTGGCCACATTCCTATACAAGTGGATGTACGTATTATTGCCGCCACCCACCAAAACTTGGAGCAGCTAGTCGCCGCAGGAAAATTTCGCGAAGACTTATTTCACCGCCTTAACGTGATACGTATACACCTGCCGCGCCTCAGTGAAAGACGTGAAGACTTACCGCAACTGATCACACATTTTTTACAACAGGCCGCCAAAGAACTAAACAGTGAAACCAAAACACTCAGCCCGGAAGCCGAACAGTTTTTATGTTCACTGGATTGGCCGGGCAATGTGCGACAACTAGAAAACACCTGCCGCTGGATTACGGTAATGGCCGCCAGTAATGAAATATATCTTAGCGACCTGCCCCCCGAGCTAACCAGCCCCAACCGCCTAAACAGCCACACGGCAGCTACTACTAGTAGCTGGCAGCAAAGCCTTAGTCTATGGGCACAGCAAGCGCTAAGCTCGGGCCAGCAGGATATACTCAAACTGGCACTGCCCGAATTTGAAACCTTAATGATTACTGCAGCGCTAAACCACAGCAAGGGCAAAAAACAAGAAGCAGCAAAACTACTAGGCTGGGGGCGTAACACCCTTACCCGAAAAATGCAGGAATTAAACATGAGCTAA
- a CDS encoding two-component system sensor histidine kinase NtrB, which produces MSASQLNINILDNLKTAIVVVRPDLSVNYINTAAEALLEISGRRVIGEAIDSLFTELDPSDNGLLHAMRSYNTFTKREAKLQLNNRSLITVDCVVTPTYKQDQVSALIVELQPLDLVLRINREEALLAAQENAHTLVKGMAHEIKNPLGGLRGAAQLLAKQLPNNELQDYTNIIIDEADRLSNLVDRMLGSNALPNLQAINIHEILEHVKQLIDAETNQQITLLRDYDPSTPDITGDKEQLIQAVLNVARNAMQALQRQAITPAEPQPDPELQADQKPQPQIIFKTRVLRQFTIGSHRHRLVCHVEISDNGPGIEEPLLSRIFLPMVSGQANGTGLGLSLAQNIINQHKGLIECHSRAGETLFSLYIPITQSRNSNNNNKDYA; this is translated from the coding sequence ATGTCGGCATCGCAGCTAAATATTAATATTCTCGATAATCTCAAAACCGCCATCGTGGTGGTGCGCCCCGATTTGTCCGTCAATTATATTAATACCGCCGCCGAAGCGCTGCTGGAGATTAGCGGCCGCCGAGTGATAGGTGAGGCCATCGATAGCTTATTTACCGAACTGGACCCCAGCGATAATGGCCTGCTGCATGCCATGCGCAGCTACAACACCTTTACCAAGCGCGAAGCCAAACTACAGCTCAATAACCGCAGCCTGATTACGGTGGACTGCGTAGTCACCCCCACTTACAAACAAGATCAAGTCAGCGCACTTATCGTCGAGCTACAACCGCTGGATTTAGTGCTGCGCATCAACCGCGAAGAGGCCTTGCTGGCAGCGCAGGAAAACGCCCACACCTTAGTGAAAGGCATGGCCCACGAAATCAAAAATCCTCTAGGTGGCCTGCGTGGCGCGGCACAACTACTGGCCAAGCAATTACCCAATAATGAGCTACAGGATTACACCAATATTATTATTGATGAGGCCGACCGACTCAGCAATTTGGTAGATCGCATGCTGGGCTCCAACGCCCTGCCCAATTTACAGGCCATTAATATTCACGAGATTTTAGAGCACGTAAAGCAGTTAATCGATGCTGAAACCAATCAACAAATCACCCTACTGCGCGACTACGACCCCAGCACCCCCGACATTACCGGCGACAAAGAACAGCTCATCCAAGCCGTGCTAAATGTCGCCCGCAACGCCATGCAAGCCCTGCAACGCCAAGCCATAACACCAGCAGAGCCGCAACCAGATCCAGAACTACAAGCAGATCAAAAACCACAGCCGCAAATTATTTTTAAAACACGGGTGCTGCGCCAATTTACGATAGGCAGCCATCGCCATCGCCTGGTCTGCCATGTAGAAATTAGTGATAACGGCCCCGGCATAGAGGAGCCACTACTCAGCCGCATCTTTTTGCCCATGGTCAGCGGCCAAGCTAACGGCACAGGCTTAGGTTTATCGCTGGCGCAAAATATTATCAACCAACACAAAGGCTTAATTGAATGCCATAGCCGAGCCGGTGAAACACTTTTTTCTTTATACATCCCCATAACCCAGAGCCGCAATAGCAATAACAACAACAAGGACTACGCATGA
- a CDS encoding DUF4124 domain-containing protein, protein MHSNLRHHLLTAGLLLTSLALCSQGYAEVYKTIDEHGNPQFSDQPQPDAQPVEIKQTNTVKPVTVSPVRPSTKPQKPDAIYRNFAITSPRDGSHIGNGLAPFNVSLSVQPKLLQGHKIQLFINGQLHSAGRGLSRQVASIERGEHSLSATIVDQKGNVLISSAPVNLTAQRPSLLNPGRNSRSAP, encoded by the coding sequence ATGCACAGCAACCTACGCCACCACCTATTGACCGCCGGCTTGTTGCTTACCAGCCTAGCACTGTGCAGCCAAGGCTATGCCGAGGTGTATAAAACCATAGACGAACACGGTAACCCCCAGTTTAGCGATCAACCCCAACCTGACGCCCAGCCGGTGGAGATAAAACAAACTAACACTGTTAAGCCCGTAACCGTATCCCCTGTTCGACCCAGCACTAAGCCGCAAAAACCCGATGCGATCTACCGCAACTTTGCCATTACCAGCCCCCGCGATGGCAGCCATATAGGTAACGGCTTGGCCCCCTTTAACGTTAGCCTTAGCGTGCAACCCAAGCTGCTGCAAGGCCACAAAATTCAGCTATTTATAAACGGCCAACTGCATAGCGCTGGCCGCGGCTTAAGCCGCCAAGTCGCTAGCATAGAGCGCGGCGAGCACAGCCTTAGCGCCACCATAGTCGACCAAAAAGGGAATGTGCTGATCAGCAGTGCCCCGGTAAACCTTACCGCCCAGCGCCCCAGCCTACTCAACCCCGGTAGAAATAGCCGCTCTGCACCCTGA
- the thiI gene encoding tRNA uracil 4-sulfurtransferase ThiI yields the protein MKFIVKFFPEITIKSKPVRKQFVKNLSDNLKKLLGPLHESVRIQKDWDKLVVHCSSNDEQLRGQMIDTLACTPGIAYFLDVVEFPLGDMQDVYEKTQQIWGERLTGKTFVVRCKRAGKHDFNSTDLERYVGGGLLQHTAAAGVRLRDPDVTVNLEVRDDKLYVVNDKHAGLGGFPLGSIDPVLSLISGGFDSTVSTYLTMKRGMRTHFCFFNLGGRDHEIGVKEVALYLWLKYGSTSRVRFVTVPFEGVVSEILQNIDDSQMGVVLKRMMLRAGTKVAESLNVQALVTGDSVAQVSSQTLTNLTVVDAATDMLVLRPLITMDKGDIIDLSRKIGTEPFAAVMPEYCGVISVKPTTRAKMDRIVNQEEKFNFDLIDEAVANAQFVNIDKIDLAEMASTEVEVLNVPIQDGIIIDVRHPSEEERKPLKINNVTVEKIPFYELHGKFAELDKNKVYLLYCDKGVMSRLHASHLVEQGYSNVKVYRPL from the coding sequence ATGAAGTTTATCGTTAAGTTTTTCCCCGAGATTACGATTAAGAGCAAGCCGGTGCGCAAGCAGTTTGTGAAGAACCTTAGCGATAACCTTAAAAAGTTACTAGGCCCGTTGCATGAGTCGGTGCGTATACAAAAAGACTGGGATAAGCTGGTGGTGCACTGCAGCTCTAATGATGAGCAGCTGCGCGGGCAGATGATAGATACCTTGGCTTGCACCCCCGGCATTGCCTACTTCTTGGATGTGGTGGAATTCCCCTTGGGGGATATGCAGGATGTGTATGAAAAAACGCAGCAGATTTGGGGTGAGCGGCTAACGGGCAAGACTTTTGTGGTGCGCTGTAAGCGGGCGGGCAAGCACGATTTTAACTCCACTGATTTAGAGCGTTATGTGGGCGGCGGCTTGTTGCAGCACACTGCGGCGGCAGGGGTAAGGCTGCGCGACCCCGATGTAACGGTAAACTTAGAGGTGCGCGACGATAAGCTCTATGTGGTCAACGACAAGCACGCCGGTCTGGGAGGCTTTCCACTAGGCAGCATAGACCCGGTACTGAGTTTGATTTCTGGCGGTTTCGACTCTACGGTTTCAACCTACCTCACCATGAAGCGCGGTATGCGTACCCATTTTTGTTTTTTCAATTTAGGTGGTCGCGATCACGAAATAGGAGTGAAAGAAGTCGCCCTGTATTTGTGGCTGAAGTATGGCTCCACTTCGCGGGTGCGTTTTGTAACCGTGCCTTTTGAGGGGGTGGTATCAGAAATTTTACAAAACATAGATGATTCGCAAATGGGCGTGGTGTTAAAGCGCATGATGCTGCGTGCGGGCACCAAAGTGGCTGAGTCTTTAAACGTGCAGGCTCTCGTTACTGGCGACAGTGTTGCGCAGGTGTCCAGCCAAACCCTGACCAACCTAACAGTGGTGGATGCTGCTACCGATATGCTGGTGCTGCGGCCGCTAATTACCATGGATAAGGGCGATATTATCGATCTCTCTAGAAAAATTGGCACTGAGCCTTTTGCTGCTGTGATGCCCGAGTACTGCGGCGTGATTTCGGTAAAGCCTACCACTAGAGCCAAGATGGATAGGATAGTTAATCAGGAAGAAAAGTTTAACTTTGATTTAATTGATGAGGCTGTGGCCAATGCCCAGTTCGTCAATATCGATAAAATTGACTTAGCTGAAATGGCTAGTACTGAGGTAGAGGTACTAAACGTACCTATACAAGACGGCATTATTATTGATGTGCGTCACCCCAGCGAAGAAGAGCGCAAGCCTTTAAAAATTAACAATGTGACAGTAGAAAAAATACCTTTCTATGAATTGCACGGCAAGTTTGCCGAGCTGGATAAAAACAAAGTGTATTTATTGTATTGCGATAAAGGTGTGATGAGCCGCCTGCATGCCTCACACTTAGTGGAGCAAGGCTATAGCAATGTTAAGGTGTATCGCCCGCTGTAG
- a CDS encoding GGDEF domain-containing protein yields the protein MTVHKFSPLSTADEDKQRTATSPYHLSRYLRRPSASSGYGSEPGFSNWSLKVDQQRHLAVILLTGMAIYCGFLSFELLMAGRTLAGVGLLVLMALHVVVVRRYADSVLNWPSQLIVAIAILSLYVYLLLKGGDLQGDVLWALTMAPTFFFLLGHFWGGLCFAVALAASIVVFFAPSTVSMFIAAPLIAGEYIAKERFLGIFMLLGMYSFLLEYDRSRVIGSLLSSRDRLRIQASTDELTGLANRHHMRECLSQQERRSQQRQERYGLILADIDRFKQINDQFGHDCGDCVIAAVADALRSALRDEDVVARWGGEEFLVVLPDTDSESARLVAQKLREAVADLSLQYEGHQVHPTLSFGVVSGDQHQKVQDLICQADHCLYQAKHKGRDCIVYA from the coding sequence GTGACAGTACATAAATTTAGCCCCCTATCGACAGCCGATGAGGACAAGCAGCGCACTGCTACCAGTCCTTATCACTTATCCCGTTATCTGCGGCGCCCTAGTGCTAGCTCTGGCTATGGTTCTGAGCCCGGTTTTAGCAACTGGAGCCTCAAGGTAGATCAGCAGCGCCATCTAGCCGTTATCTTATTGACTGGCATGGCCATTTACTGTGGTTTTTTATCCTTCGAGTTATTAATGGCTGGCCGTACCTTGGCCGGTGTCGGCTTATTAGTATTAATGGCTTTGCATGTCGTGGTAGTCCGTAGGTATGCGGATTCCGTATTGAACTGGCCTTCGCAATTGATAGTGGCTATAGCCATACTCAGTTTATATGTCTATTTGCTGCTGAAGGGCGGCGACTTGCAGGGCGATGTGCTGTGGGCTTTAACCATGGCCCCCACCTTTTTCTTTTTATTAGGGCATTTTTGGGGCGGGCTGTGCTTTGCTGTGGCGTTAGCCGCGAGCATAGTGGTGTTTTTTGCACCCTCCACTGTCTCTATGTTTATTGCTGCGCCTTTGATAGCCGGCGAGTATATTGCCAAGGAGCGTTTCTTAGGTATTTTTATGCTGTTGGGTATGTATAGTTTTTTGCTGGAGTACGATCGCAGCCGAGTTATAGGCTCGCTATTATCCAGTCGCGACCGCCTGCGTATACAGGCCAGCACCGATGAGCTAACGGGCCTAGCCAATCGCCACCATATGCGTGAGTGTCTGTCGCAACAAGAGCGTCGCAGCCAGCAGCGGCAAGAGCGCTACGGTTTAATACTGGCTGATATCGATCGCTTTAAGCAGATTAATGACCAGTTTGGCCACGACTGTGGTGACTGTGTCATTGCCGCAGTGGCCGATGCTCTGCGCAGCGCCCTGCGTGACGAAGACGTAGTTGCACGCTGGGGTGGTGAGGAGTTTTTGGTGGTGCTGCCCGATACCGACAGCGAGAGCGCTAGGTTAGTGGCCCAAAAGCTGCGCGAGGCTGTGGCAGATTTGAGCTTGCAGTATGAGGGTCATCAGGTTCATCCCACTTTGAGTTTTGGCGTGGTGTCTGGAGATCAACACCAAAAAGTTCAAGACTTAATATGTCAGGCAGATCACTGCTTATACCAAGCCAAACACAAAGGGCGCGACTGTATCGTTTACGCCTAG
- the glnA gene encoding glutamate--ammonia ligase, which yields MSENTLNLIKDNDVRWVDLRFTDTNGKEHHVTIPASEVDEGFFEEGKMFDGSSIGGWKGINDSDMILMPDDSTAVIDPFTDDVTLNLRCNIVEPTTGQGYSRDPRSIAERAESYMRATGIADAALFGPEPEFFVFDDVKWHTEMSGVGFEINSEEAAWSSNKTFTDGNTGHRPGVKGGYFPVPPVDSLHDLRGAMCNAMEAMGLTIEVHHHEVGTAGQCEIGVGPNSIVPKADEVQILKYCVHNVAHAYGKTATFMPKPVVGDNGSGMHVHMSLSKDGKNLMSGDAYAGMSEEALFCIGGIIKHARAINAFANPATNSYKRLVPGFEAPVMLAYSARNRSASIRIPYVPNPKARRIEARFPDPAANPYLCFTALLMAALDGIQNKIHPGDAADKDLYDLPPEEAAEIPTVASSLEQALEALDVDREFLTAGGVMDNDMIDAYIKLKKEEIQRLNMTTHPVEFAMYYSC from the coding sequence ATGTCAGAGAACACTCTGAACCTAATTAAAGACAACGATGTACGCTGGGTAGACCTGCGCTTTACCGACACCAACGGTAAAGAGCATCACGTCACCATACCAGCTTCAGAAGTAGACGAAGGCTTTTTCGAAGAAGGCAAAATGTTTGACGGATCCTCTATAGGCGGCTGGAAAGGTATTAACGACTCAGACATGATTTTAATGCCTGACGACTCTACCGCCGTTATCGACCCCTTCACCGACGACGTCACCCTAAACTTGCGTTGCAATATTGTTGAGCCCACTACCGGTCAAGGCTATAGCCGCGACCCTCGCTCTATAGCGGAGCGTGCCGAATCCTATATGCGTGCCACCGGCATCGCCGATGCAGCCCTATTTGGCCCAGAGCCTGAGTTTTTCGTTTTTGACGACGTTAAATGGCATACCGAAATGTCTGGCGTAGGCTTTGAAATCAACTCTGAAGAAGCGGCTTGGTCCTCTAACAAAACCTTCACCGATGGCAACACTGGCCACCGCCCGGGTGTTAAAGGCGGCTATTTCCCAGTGCCTCCGGTCGATTCTTTACACGACCTACGTGGCGCCATGTGTAACGCTATGGAGGCCATGGGCCTAACCATAGAAGTACATCACCACGAAGTCGGCACCGCTGGCCAATGTGAGATAGGCGTAGGCCCTAACAGCATCGTACCTAAAGCCGATGAAGTTCAAATTTTAAAATACTGTGTACACAATGTGGCGCACGCCTACGGCAAAACGGCTACCTTTATGCCTAAGCCAGTAGTGGGCGATAACGGCTCTGGCATGCACGTACACATGTCTTTATCCAAAGACGGTAAAAACCTAATGTCTGGTGATGCCTACGCAGGTATGTCAGAAGAAGCTTTATTCTGCATAGGCGGCATTATCAAGCACGCCCGCGCCATTAACGCCTTTGCCAACCCAGCAACCAACTCTTACAAGCGTTTGGTTCCCGGTTTTGAAGCCCCTGTTATGCTGGCCTATTCGGCACGTAACCGCTCGGCCTCTATACGCATTCCTTATGTACCCAATCCTAAGGCCCGTCGTATAGAAGCGCGCTTCCCCGACCCCGCGGCCAACCCTTACTTATGCTTCACCGCATTGTTAATGGCGGCGCTAGACGGCATCCAAAACAAAATACACCCTGGCGATGCAGCCGATAAAGACTTATACGACCTACCGCCAGAAGAAGCCGCTGAAATCCCAACGGTTGCCTCTAGCCTAGAGCAAGCGCTAGAAGCCTTAGATGTAGACCGTGAATTCTTAACCGCTGGCGGCGTTATGGACAACGACATGATCGACGCTTACATAAAGCTGAAGAAAGAAGAGATACAGCGCTTAAACATGACGACTCACCCTGTTGAGTTCGCCATGTACTACAGCTGCTAA